A portion of the Leifsonia sp. EB41 genome contains these proteins:
- a CDS encoding glycosyltransferase, with protein sequence MYPRVTAIVVAPSGGSSLQRTLDALAAQTRQPDAVIAVDCASTDDAARLLADAKPTQLLRSPEKLSFGTAIATAVRVLPPTTSSDELLWLLAHDTAPEPEALAALIGALEVSPSVAIVGPKLVDADDAAFIREFGESMTPFGASLPLVENELDQAQHDGLSDVLAVSAAGMLVRQPVWDALDGFDPALPAIDTGLDFCTRARLAGYRVTLVAQARVAVGGDGLAGPNLSRKWSVRRKLAGERRRAQLHRRMVYAPGWALVPHWLTLVPLAILRSIVRLLRKEPGSVGGELGAAFRVAFSGMAVGNARRRLARARTVGWAAIAPLRLPFAEVRRGRALKREAAMVRQQGERQELDFWGTGGGWAVLAMLAVGVVLFYPLAGSGAITGGGMLPLNTSVGDLWANLGYGWRDINLGFTGAADPFSAVLAVLGTLTFWQPSVSLVALWLLALPLAALGAWLAAARLTVRPTLRAFAAVVYALAPTLFVALQGGRPGAVLAHILLPWLFFAGLAARRSWTASATTALIAAATVACAPVLIPALVIAWIAAIAFAGRRAARIVFIPLPAVVLFAPLVWQQASRGAWLSIFADPGVPLDARQTPAWQLALGFPDGALGGWHALAHEFGLGALPGNIIVPILLAPLGILAILALFLRGTVRAVVALLVALAGFLTAVTALHLELAVSGSAVVPIWPGSAVSLYWVGLIGAAVLALSTLRRGALAPAWVAMVAIAIAAVPSALATHDGQALVTVSDGRTMPAVVTAKASTQPRTGTLRITPQPDGGLRAEVVRGAGQTLDGQTTLSSTARSLSSGQQELATLAGNLASRSGFDASGELKRLGIDFVLLTPSATALDEHVGAKPDTTAADATRTRASVAMDSNSLLAPVGQTTTGSLWAFDRGTTVEPPAALIPPDAGGMWRVIVLLVQGLIVGFTLLLAIPTTRSADRVSELNSRRPARKHGGEPPAIEPDDEPDPPSDGDLPVSGESLDEWDAEPEDEAVVESADEDEAREAHPEPEETTAPKPEPSQVTAPEPALAEPALPEPATGPNATAHDFALQAAVSFDAPTTLEEGLDETIIRPRPAIERSDRG encoded by the coding sequence ATGTATCCGAGAGTCACCGCCATCGTCGTCGCCCCGAGCGGCGGCAGCAGCCTGCAGCGCACTCTCGACGCCCTCGCGGCACAGACCCGACAGCCGGACGCCGTGATCGCCGTCGACTGCGCGAGCACGGACGACGCCGCCCGCCTCCTCGCCGACGCCAAGCCCACCCAGCTCCTCCGCAGCCCGGAGAAGCTGTCCTTCGGCACGGCCATCGCCACCGCCGTGCGCGTGCTCCCGCCCACCACCTCGTCCGACGAGCTGCTCTGGCTGCTCGCCCACGACACCGCGCCGGAGCCGGAGGCACTGGCCGCGCTGATCGGCGCTCTCGAGGTCTCGCCGTCCGTCGCCATCGTCGGCCCCAAGCTGGTGGACGCCGACGACGCCGCGTTCATCCGCGAGTTCGGCGAGTCGATGACGCCCTTCGGCGCCTCCCTCCCGCTGGTCGAGAACGAGCTCGACCAGGCCCAGCACGACGGCCTGAGCGACGTGCTCGCCGTGTCGGCCGCCGGGATGCTCGTCCGTCAGCCGGTCTGGGACGCCCTCGACGGCTTCGACCCGGCCCTGCCCGCCATCGACACCGGGCTCGACTTCTGCACCAGGGCGCGCCTGGCCGGCTACCGCGTGACGCTCGTCGCCCAGGCCAGGGTCGCCGTCGGCGGCGACGGCCTGGCCGGCCCCAACCTGTCGCGCAAGTGGTCGGTGCGCCGCAAGCTCGCGGGGGAGCGCCGCAGGGCGCAGCTCCACCGCCGGATGGTCTACGCGCCGGGCTGGGCGCTCGTGCCGCACTGGCTGACGCTCGTGCCGCTGGCGATCCTGCGCTCCATCGTGCGCCTGCTCCGCAAGGAGCCCGGCTCGGTCGGCGGCGAGCTGGGCGCGGCCTTCCGGGTCGCGTTCTCCGGGATGGCGGTCGGCAACGCCCGCCGCCGGCTCGCCCGTGCCCGCACCGTCGGCTGGGCGGCCATCGCGCCGCTGCGGCTGCCGTTCGCCGAAGTGCGTCGCGGCCGAGCGCTCAAGCGGGAGGCGGCGATGGTCCGCCAGCAGGGCGAGCGCCAGGAGCTCGACTTCTGGGGCACGGGAGGCGGCTGGGCGGTGCTCGCCATGCTCGCCGTCGGCGTGGTGCTCTTCTACCCGCTGGCCGGCTCCGGCGCGATCACCGGCGGCGGGATGCTGCCGCTGAACACCTCGGTCGGCGACCTCTGGGCGAACCTCGGCTACGGCTGGCGCGACATCAACCTCGGCTTCACCGGCGCCGCCGACCCGTTCTCCGCCGTGCTCGCCGTGCTCGGCACCCTCACCTTCTGGCAGCCGAGCGTGTCGCTCGTTGCACTCTGGCTGCTCGCCCTTCCGCTCGCGGCCCTCGGCGCCTGGCTCGCCGCCGCGCGGCTGACCGTCCGGCCGACCCTCCGGGCCTTCGCCGCCGTCGTCTACGCGCTGGCTCCGACGCTGTTCGTCGCACTGCAGGGCGGCCGTCCCGGCGCCGTGCTCGCGCACATCCTTCTGCCGTGGCTGTTCTTCGCGGGCCTCGCCGCCCGCCGGTCGTGGACGGCCAGCGCCACAACGGCCCTGATCGCGGCCGCGACCGTCGCCTGCGCCCCTGTGCTCATCCCGGCGCTCGTCATCGCCTGGATCGCCGCCATCGCGTTCGCCGGCCGCCGCGCCGCGCGCATCGTCTTCATCCCGCTGCCGGCCGTCGTGCTGTTCGCACCGCTGGTCTGGCAGCAGGCCTCCCGCGGGGCGTGGCTGTCGATCTTCGCCGACCCCGGCGTCCCGCTCGACGCCAGGCAGACGCCCGCGTGGCAGCTCGCGCTCGGCTTCCCGGACGGCGCGCTCGGCGGCTGGCACGCCCTCGCGCACGAGTTCGGGCTCGGCGCCCTGCCCGGCAACATCATCGTGCCCATCCTGCTCGCGCCGCTCGGCATCCTGGCGATCCTCGCCCTCTTCCTGCGCGGAACGGTCAGGGCGGTCGTCGCGCTGCTGGTCGCGCTCGCCGGCTTCCTCACCGCAGTGACGGCCCTGCACCTCGAGCTCGCTGTCTCCGGGTCGGCGGTCGTCCCGATCTGGCCGGGGAGCGCCGTGAGCCTCTACTGGGTCGGCCTCATCGGCGCCGCCGTGCTCGCGCTGTCGACTCTCCGGCGCGGTGCGCTCGCGCCGGCCTGGGTCGCGATGGTGGCCATCGCGATCGCCGCCGTACCCTCTGCGCTCGCCACGCACGACGGCCAGGCCCTGGTGACGGTGAGCGACGGGCGGACGATGCCGGCGGTGGTGACGGCGAAGGCCTCGACCCAGCCGCGCACCGGCACGCTGCGGATCACGCCCCAGCCGGACGGCGGCCTCCGAGCCGAGGTCGTCCGCGGAGCCGGGCAGACCCTCGACGGCCAGACCACGCTGAGCTCGACCGCGCGGTCGCTGTCGTCCGGCCAGCAGGAACTCGCGACGCTCGCCGGGAACCTCGCGTCGCGCAGCGGCTTCGACGCCTCGGGCGAGCTGAAGCGGCTCGGCATCGACTTCGTGCTGCTCACCCCGTCGGCGACGGCGCTGGACGAGCACGTCGGGGCCAAGCCGGACACCACGGCGGCCGACGCCACCCGGACGCGCGCGAGCGTCGCGATGGATTCGAACTCGCTGCTCGCCCCCGTCGGGCAGACCACCACCGGCTCGCTGTGGGCCTTCGACCGCGGCACGACCGTCGAGCCGCCGGCGGCGCTGATCCCGCCGGACGCGGGCGGGATGTGGCGCGTGATCGTGCTGCTCGTGCAGGGACTGATCGTCGGCTTCACGCTGCTGCTGGCCATCCCGACCACGCGGTCGGCCGACCGCGTCTCCGAGCTGAACTCCCGGCGCCCGGCGCGCAAGCACGGCGGGGAGCCTCCCGCCATCGAGCCGGACGACGAGCCGGACCCGCCGTCGGACGGCGACCTGCCCGTCTCGGGCGAGAGCCTCGACGAATGGGACGCGGAGCCGGAGGACGAGGCCGTCGTCGAGTCCGCGGACGAGGACGAGGCGCGCGAGGCGCACCCCGAGCCGGAGGAGACCACGGCCCCGAAGCCCGAGCCGAGCCAGGTCACGGCGCCTGAGCCCGCGCTGGCGGAGCCCGCGCTTCCGGAGCCCGCCACGGGGCCGAACGCCACCGCCCACGACTTCGCCCTCCAGGCCGCCGTCTCGTTCGACGCCCCGACCACGCTGGAGGAGGGCCTCGACGAGACCATCATCCGGCCCCGTCCCGCCATCGAGAGGAGCGACCGTGGCTGA
- a CDS encoding O-antigen ligase family protein codes for MSRPSPSARGSKPLRDRVDAARGASGTGVSVFAVLVLFTLFAGDFWRNLISWPGYFVLAAVLAVGSVVLLVRLRPAVRWRKLPKSLVLFLAYAVVSVAWSAYPGATALGLVAQFATTGAALFLAFCLSWQALLTALANAFRWILGLSLLFELIVSVFVRKPVLPLTPVQPAPPTHIPSAFYWSRDLLFHGGQIQGILGNSNLLAMVALLGLVVFGIQLADRSIRRGTAITWVVVAVLTFALTRSSTVFIAAVVTAVVLGFALWTRRAGPEHRRPVYLTAAALTIVVVVSVVLFASRIPVLLGKSEDLTGRLTIWNSVIHLAQERPAFGWGWVSYWAPWVSPFKDLAVRSGVTYLQAHNAWLDVWLQLGIVGVVIFALLVLSTLWRSWFLAVDRPRVAVSDDLPYTALALLPLLLLAALLAQSLAESRMLIEGGWALLALLALKTKQSAT; via the coding sequence GTGAGCAGGCCCTCCCCTTCCGCGCGCGGATCGAAACCGCTGCGCGACCGCGTCGACGCCGCCCGCGGCGCCTCCGGCACCGGGGTCTCGGTGTTCGCGGTGCTGGTGCTGTTCACCCTGTTCGCCGGGGACTTCTGGCGCAACCTGATCAGCTGGCCGGGCTACTTCGTGCTCGCCGCCGTCCTGGCGGTGGGGAGCGTCGTCCTCCTGGTGCGGCTGCGGCCCGCGGTGCGCTGGCGCAAACTGCCGAAGTCGCTGGTGCTCTTCCTGGCATACGCGGTCGTCTCCGTGGCCTGGTCGGCGTATCCCGGTGCGACCGCGCTCGGGCTGGTGGCTCAGTTCGCCACGACGGGCGCGGCGCTGTTCCTCGCGTTCTGCCTGAGCTGGCAGGCGCTGCTCACGGCCCTGGCGAACGCGTTCCGCTGGATCCTCGGGCTGTCGCTGCTGTTCGAGCTGATCGTCTCCGTCTTCGTGCGCAAGCCCGTGCTGCCGCTCACGCCCGTGCAGCCGGCGCCGCCGACGCACATCCCGTCGGCCTTCTACTGGAGCCGCGACCTGCTCTTCCACGGCGGTCAGATCCAGGGGATCCTCGGCAACAGCAACCTGCTGGCGATGGTCGCGCTGCTCGGGCTGGTCGTGTTCGGCATCCAGCTCGCCGATCGCAGCATCCGCCGCGGGACCGCGATCACCTGGGTCGTCGTCGCCGTGCTGACCTTCGCGCTGACCCGCTCCTCGACCGTGTTCATCGCCGCGGTGGTCACGGCGGTCGTGCTCGGCTTCGCGCTCTGGACGCGGCGCGCCGGCCCCGAGCACAGGCGGCCGGTGTACCTCACCGCCGCAGCGCTCACGATTGTTGTGGTCGTGTCCGTCGTGCTGTTCGCCTCCCGCATCCCCGTGCTGCTCGGCAAGAGCGAGGACCTCACCGGCCGGCTGACGATCTGGAACTCCGTCATCCACCTCGCCCAGGAGCGCCCGGCGTTCGGGTGGGGCTGGGTGAGCTACTGGGCGCCCTGGGTGTCGCCGTTCAAGGACCTCGCCGTGCGCAGCGGCGTCACCTACCTGCAGGCGCACAACGCGTGGCTGGACGTCTGGCTGCAGCTCGGGATCGTCGGGGTGGTGATCTTCGCCCTCCTGGTGCTGAGCACGCTGTGGCGGTCCTGGTTCCTGGCCGTCGACCGGCCGCGGGTGGCGGTCTCCGACGACCTGCCGTACACCGCGCTCGCCCTCCTGCCGCTGCTGCTGCTTGCCGCCCTGCTCGCCCAGAGCCTCGCCGAGAGCCGCATGCTGATCGAAGGGGGCTGGGCCCTCCTCGCGCTGCTCGCCCTGAAGACCAAGCAGTCCGCCACGTAG
- a CDS encoding WhiB family transcriptional regulator, which translates to MAIPEYRSGVPDDWFVDPVRLGVPGVRAAVEEDNPLAWQSDALCAQTDPEAFFPEKGGSTRDAKRICTSCEVRSQCLEYALANDERFGIWGGLSERERRKLRKRAG; encoded by the coding sequence ATGGCAATTCCTGAATATCGTTCTGGGGTACCCGACGACTGGTTCGTGGATCCGGTGCGACTCGGGGTTCCGGGGGTCCGGGCGGCTGTCGAGGAAGACAACCCGCTCGCCTGGCAGTCCGACGCCCTGTGCGCGCAGACGGATCCGGAGGCGTTCTTCCCCGAGAAGGGCGGCTCCACTCGCGACGCCAAGCGGATCTGCACCTCGTGCGAAGTCCGGTCCCAGTGCCTCGAATACGCGCTCGCCAACGACGAGCGGTTCGGGATCTGGGGCGGGCTCTCGGAGCGCGAGCGTCGCAAGCTCCGCAAGCGCGCGGGCTGA
- a CDS encoding acyl-CoA dehydrogenase family protein — protein sequence MAFESLASDFYGFENLLTERERDFIANLRAALETELKPIVNEYWERAEFPRQIVDVLHAAGAIGLGFEETAPFENSAVFRGWVALELARVDASVSTYVGVQNGLALGAIGVCGSTEQRAEWLPKLASGEVLGAFGLTEPDSGSDSAQGLRTVATRDGDDWILNGSKRWIGNATFSDITVIWAKSAEDGQVKGFIVPTSTPGYTATKIEGKTSLRIVQNADITLENVRVPESLRLQNANSFRDTAAVLRLTRAEVAWAAVGVAVGAYEAALRYAKERVQFGKPIAKHQLIQDLLVKSIGDITASIALCTRVSQMQDDDEQRDEHSALAKAFATARMRETVARCRELMGGNGIVLDYDVARFFADAEALYSYEGTREMNTLIVGRAITGEAAFV from the coding sequence ATGGCCTTCGAATCCCTCGCCAGCGACTTCTACGGCTTCGAGAACCTCCTGACCGAGCGCGAGCGCGACTTCATCGCGAACCTGCGCGCGGCGCTCGAGACCGAGCTGAAGCCGATCGTCAACGAGTACTGGGAGCGTGCGGAGTTCCCGCGGCAGATCGTGGACGTGCTGCACGCCGCAGGAGCGATCGGCCTCGGCTTCGAGGAGACCGCGCCGTTCGAGAACTCGGCGGTCTTCCGCGGCTGGGTCGCCCTGGAGCTGGCCCGGGTCGACGCCTCCGTCAGCACCTACGTCGGCGTGCAGAACGGCCTGGCGCTCGGCGCGATCGGCGTCTGCGGCTCGACGGAGCAGCGTGCGGAGTGGCTGCCCAAGCTCGCCAGCGGCGAGGTGCTCGGCGCGTTCGGCCTCACCGAGCCGGACTCCGGCTCCGACTCCGCCCAGGGCCTGCGCACGGTCGCGACCCGCGACGGCGACGACTGGATCCTCAACGGTTCCAAGCGCTGGATCGGTAACGCCACCTTCAGCGACATCACCGTCATCTGGGCCAAGAGCGCGGAGGACGGCCAGGTGAAGGGCTTCATCGTCCCGACCAGCACACCCGGTTACACCGCGACCAAGATCGAGGGCAAGACGTCGCTGCGCATCGTCCAGAACGCGGACATCACGCTCGAGAACGTGCGCGTGCCCGAGTCGCTGCGCCTGCAGAACGCGAACAGCTTCCGCGACACGGCTGCCGTGCTGCGGCTGACCCGCGCCGAGGTCGCCTGGGCCGCCGTCGGCGTCGCGGTCGGCGCGTATGAGGCGGCGCTGCGCTACGCGAAGGAGCGCGTGCAGTTCGGCAAGCCGATCGCCAAGCACCAGCTCATCCAGGACCTCCTGGTGAAGTCCATCGGCGACATCACCGCCTCCATCGCCCTCTGCACCCGGGTCTCGCAGATGCAGGACGACGACGAGCAGCGCGACGAGCACTCGGCGCTGGCCAAGGCGTTCGCGACGGCCCGAATGCGCGAGACGGTGGCGCGCTGCCGCGAGCTGATGGGCGGCAACGGCATCGTCCTCGACTACGACGTCGCCCGCTTCTTCGCCGACGCGGAGGCGCTCTACTCCTACGAGGGCACCCGCGAGATGAACACCCTGATCGTCGGCCGCGCGATCACCGGCGAGGCCGCCTTCGTCTGA
- a CDS encoding DUF3499 family protein, producing the protein MLSRPCSRVACPRDAVSTLTYVYADSMAVLGPLSLNHEPHSYDLCAIHAERLSAPQGWQIVRHEVFGEIK; encoded by the coding sequence ATGTTGAGTCGCCCGTGTTCCCGTGTCGCGTGTCCGCGCGACGCTGTGTCGACGCTGACGTACGTCTACGCGGACTCGATGGCGGTGCTCGGCCCGCTCAGCCTCAATCACGAGCCGCACTCGTACGATCTGTGCGCCATCCACGCGGAGCGGCTGTCGGCCCCGCAAGGCTGGCAGATCGTCCGCCACGAGGTCTTCGGCGAGATCAAGTAG
- a CDS encoding DUF5719 family protein → MADRRALAQGGVRAIGGLVGIGIAAAVIAGATLLPLSGFAIDAPSKTVHPVPADQQRVCPGPALALAADTGQASQPSAIGRFSTVYGTDGPDTQTRNLKPDASTDSADQAPLALTAATPQGATRPPLFAGAQVQNVTSQDLAGLAAASCAEASADSWLVAGATTLGQTSLVLLSNPTSVDATVNLDIYTETGRVAAPGATGIVVPAGAQKVVPLAGLAPSATAPVVHVTTTGGAVVATMQQSFEQGIDPRGLELAGPTGLPSRVQTISGVTIASLAAVTAAQSAEAVSVEFPTVRVFVPGTQDAQITIGAVGEAGTAAGNSYAQTVKAGNVAEIPLDHLKDGNFDVTVRSSVPVVAAVRTSVIGTKTRDFAWFVSAPPITDSQLVAVPPGPGARLHFANAADKDVTLKIQPASGAPFSLRVPAEGGAGAAVATGRYTITGGDGLVAGVSFAADGVSSAFAVSPAGPLAAPIEVYPH, encoded by the coding sequence GTGGCTGACCGCCGAGCCCTCGCCCAGGGCGGCGTCCGCGCGATCGGAGGCCTCGTCGGCATCGGGATCGCCGCCGCGGTCATCGCCGGCGCGACCCTGCTCCCGCTGTCCGGCTTCGCGATCGACGCGCCGTCGAAGACCGTCCACCCGGTCCCCGCCGACCAGCAGCGCGTGTGCCCCGGCCCCGCGCTCGCCCTCGCCGCCGACACCGGCCAGGCGTCGCAGCCGAGCGCCATCGGCAGATTCTCGACCGTCTACGGCACCGACGGTCCCGACACCCAGACCAGGAACCTCAAGCCGGACGCCTCCACCGACTCGGCCGACCAGGCCCCGCTGGCGCTGACGGCCGCGACCCCGCAGGGCGCGACCCGTCCTCCGCTCTTCGCCGGCGCCCAGGTCCAGAACGTCACCAGCCAGGACCTCGCCGGGCTGGCCGCGGCCTCCTGCGCCGAGGCGAGCGCCGACAGCTGGCTCGTGGCCGGCGCGACCACCCTCGGCCAGACGAGCCTCGTGCTGCTGTCCAACCCGACCTCCGTCGATGCGACCGTCAACCTCGACATCTACACCGAGACCGGCCGGGTCGCCGCGCCGGGCGCGACCGGCATCGTCGTCCCCGCCGGAGCGCAGAAGGTCGTTCCGCTCGCGGGCCTCGCGCCCTCCGCCACCGCCCCCGTGGTCCACGTGACCACCACCGGCGGCGCCGTCGTGGCCACCATGCAGCAGAGCTTCGAGCAGGGCATCGACCCGCGCGGCCTGGAGCTCGCCGGCCCCACGGGCCTGCCCTCCCGGGTGCAGACCATTTCCGGGGTGACGATCGCCTCGCTCGCCGCCGTCACCGCCGCGCAGTCCGCGGAGGCCGTCAGCGTCGAGTTCCCGACCGTGCGCGTCTTCGTGCCGGGGACCCAGGACGCCCAGATCACGATCGGCGCCGTGGGGGAGGCCGGCACGGCTGCGGGCAACTCGTACGCGCAGACCGTGAAGGCGGGCAATGTCGCCGAGATCCCGCTCGACCATCTCAAGGACGGGAACTTCGACGTCACCGTCCGATCGAGCGTCCCCGTCGTCGCCGCCGTCCGCACGTCGGTCATCGGGACCAAGACCCGTGACTTCGCGTGGTTCGTGTCCGCCCCGCCGATCACGGACTCCCAGCTCGTCGCCGTGCCGCCGGGACCCGGAGCGCGCCTGCACTTCGCCAACGCCGCCGACAAGGACGTCACGCTGAAGATCCAGCCGGCGTCCGGCGCACCGTTCTCCCTCAGGGTGCCGGCGGAGGGCGGCGCCGGCGCGGCGGTCGCCACCGGGCGGTACACGATCACCGGAGGCGACGGCCTCGTGGCCGGCGTCAGCTTCGCCGCGGACGGGGTGTCGAGCGCGTTCGCGGTCTCGCCCGCGGGCCCGCTCGCGGCCCCGATCGAGGTCTACCCGCACTGA
- the galE gene encoding UDP-glucose 4-epimerase GalE → MAWLVTGGAGYIGSHVVQAFRAEGIDVVVVDDLSSGHEEFVPADVPFYRGTILDGALLERIFQENTVSGVVHVAGFKYAGVSVQRPLHTYEQNVTATAVLLAAMQEAGVDAIVFSSSAAVYGTPDVDLVTESTPKSPESPYGESKLIGEWLLRDQGVAASLRHTSLRYFNVVGSGDPALRDTSPHNLFPLVFDALVAGRTPRVNGDDYPTPDGTCVRDYIHVADLAVSHVAAAKRLDAGEPIQPVYNLGSGDGVSVGEIMSTVARVTGIAFTPEVGPRRPGDPARIVASGELAARDLDWKMRHSLEEMVGSAWEARQAAS, encoded by the coding sequence GTGGCGTGGTTGGTGACCGGAGGGGCCGGCTACATCGGCTCCCATGTTGTTCAGGCGTTCCGGGCGGAGGGCATCGACGTCGTCGTGGTCGACGACCTGTCCAGCGGGCATGAGGAGTTCGTCCCTGCCGATGTGCCCTTCTACCGCGGCACCATCCTCGACGGCGCGCTGCTGGAGCGGATCTTCCAGGAGAACACCGTGAGCGGCGTCGTGCACGTCGCGGGCTTCAAGTACGCGGGCGTGTCCGTGCAGCGGCCGCTGCATACCTACGAGCAGAACGTCACCGCCACCGCCGTGCTGCTCGCCGCGATGCAGGAGGCGGGGGTCGACGCGATCGTCTTCTCCTCGTCCGCCGCGGTGTACGGCACCCCGGACGTCGACCTGGTCACCGAGTCCACCCCGAAGAGCCCCGAGTCGCCGTACGGCGAGTCCAAGCTGATCGGGGAGTGGCTGCTGCGCGACCAGGGCGTCGCCGCGAGCCTCCGCCACACCTCGCTGCGCTACTTCAACGTCGTCGGCTCCGGTGACCCTGCGCTGCGCGACACCAGCCCGCACAACCTCTTCCCGCTGGTCTTCGACGCCCTCGTCGCCGGCCGGACACCGCGGGTCAACGGCGACGACTACCCGACGCCCGACGGAACCTGCGTGCGCGACTACATCCACGTCGCCGACCTCGCCGTCTCGCACGTCGCGGCGGCCAAGCGCCTCGATGCGGGGGAGCCGATCCAGCCGGTCTACAACCTGGGCAGCGGCGACGGCGTCAGCGTGGGCGAGATCATGTCGACGGTGGCCCGCGTGACCGGCATCGCCTTCACCCCAGAAGTGGGGCCTCGACGGCCGGGGGACCCGGCGAGGATCGTTGCCTCAGGAGAGCTCGCCGCGCGCGACCTCGACTGGAAGATGCGCCACTCCCTCGAGGAAATGGTAGGCAGCGCCTGGGAAGCACGGCAGGCGGCGTCCTGA
- the manA gene encoding mannose-6-phosphate isomerase, class I: MFVRIGNTPRDYAWGSTTAIAHLLGTTPSEAPEAELWLGAHPGSPARILDPEEAGGAADLAHWSETAGKLPYLLKVLAAAGPLSLQAHPSSAQARAGFERENAEGLAPDSPERNYKDPFHKPEMIFALSDPFDALCGFREPADGRAALERLAGGDPAVAAFAATLDGDPQQALRRATEWLLGGEPEVAAVVDSVVEAARTAEGVDADTVRMLAEAFPGDPGIVLALLLNRVALRPGDALYLPAGNIHAYLRGLGVELMAASDNVLRGGLTPKRIDVPELVSILDFAPFAVTPMVRERPAPGVEEFVPDVPDFRLARVEVGGDVPSTTVELPGTAIALCTAGDVELRGATGTLRLSRGEAAVVTADEGTLTVYAGAGTLFLATPNR, translated from the coding sequence ATGTTTGTGCGCATCGGCAACACCCCGCGCGATTACGCGTGGGGTTCCACCACCGCGATCGCCCACCTCCTCGGCACGACGCCGAGCGAGGCCCCGGAGGCGGAGCTGTGGCTGGGCGCGCACCCGGGCTCCCCCGCCCGCATCCTCGACCCGGAGGAGGCCGGAGGAGCCGCCGACCTCGCGCACTGGAGCGAGACGGCCGGGAAGCTCCCCTACCTGCTCAAGGTGCTCGCGGCGGCGGGGCCGCTGTCGCTGCAGGCGCACCCCTCGTCGGCGCAGGCGCGCGCCGGGTTCGAGCGCGAGAACGCCGAAGGCCTGGCGCCGGACTCCCCCGAGCGCAACTACAAGGACCCGTTCCACAAGCCGGAGATGATCTTCGCGCTGTCCGACCCGTTCGACGCGCTCTGCGGCTTCCGGGAGCCCGCGGACGGCCGCGCCGCGCTCGAACGGCTGGCGGGCGGCGACCCCGCGGTCGCGGCGTTCGCCGCCACGCTCGACGGCGACCCGCAGCAGGCGCTGCGCCGCGCGACCGAGTGGCTGCTGGGCGGAGAGCCGGAGGTGGCGGCGGTGGTCGACTCCGTGGTCGAGGCGGCCAGGACCGCGGAGGGCGTCGACGCCGACACCGTCCGGATGCTCGCGGAGGCCTTTCCCGGCGACCCGGGGATCGTCCTCGCGCTGCTGCTCAACCGGGTCGCGCTGCGCCCCGGCGACGCCCTCTACCTCCCGGCCGGCAACATCCACGCCTACCTCCGCGGGCTCGGCGTCGAGCTGATGGCCGCCTCCGACAACGTGCTGCGTGGCGGATTGACGCCGAAGCGGATCGACGTGCCGGAGCTGGTGAGCATCCTCGACTTCGCGCCGTTCGCCGTGACCCCGATGGTCCGGGAGCGGCCGGCGCCCGGCGTCGAGGAGTTCGTGCCCGACGTGCCGGACTTCCGGCTGGCGCGCGTGGAGGTCGGCGGCGACGTGCCGTCCACCACGGTCGAGCTGCCCGGCACGGCGATCGCGCTCTGCACGGCCGGGGACGTCGAGCTCCGCGGCGCCACGGGCACGCTGCGGCTCTCCCGCGGCGAGGCGGCCGTGGTGACGGCGGACGAGGGCACGCTGACGGTATATGCCGGCGCGGGAACACTCTTCCTGGCGACGCCGAACCGGTGA
- a CDS encoding metallopeptidase family protein encodes MPRNRRTSSNPPATSRWRSRHGRGARGPVTGPHLPMLQNRIDFFDMTVASTADYLKGVWPDELADVHFEVAATPVGNTGSDGVDRWYVDHARRRVVLYRVPIQRLTKLHRDDDLHRRMYIEGCVFRAVAELLGKDPWDLAPDRFRHF; translated from the coding sequence ATGCCCCGCAACCGCCGCACCAGCAGCAACCCTCCGGCGACCAGCCGGTGGCGCAGCCGTCACGGCCGCGGCGCGCGCGGGCCGGTCACCGGGCCGCATCTGCCGATGCTGCAGAACCGCATCGACTTCTTCGACATGACCGTGGCCTCCACCGCCGACTACCTCAAGGGCGTCTGGCCGGACGAGCTGGCGGACGTGCACTTCGAGGTCGCTGCCACGCCGGTGGGCAACACCGGGAGCGACGGCGTGGACCGCTGGTATGTCGACCACGCGCGCAGGCGTGTCGTGCTCTACCGGGTGCCCATCCAGCGGCTGACCAAGCTGCACCGCGACGACGACCTGCACCGCCGGATGTACATCGAGGGCTGCGTCTTCCGCGCCGTCGCCGAGCTGCTCGGCAAGGACCCGTGGGACCTCGCGCCCGACCGCTTCCGGCACTTCTGA